From the Paenibacillus sp. FSL H8-0548 genome, one window contains:
- the hprK gene encoding HPr(Ser) kinase/phosphatase gives MPKKVKVSELVKKFQLEIIAGEDGMKRSITVDDLYRPGLEMAGYFHYHPSERVQLLGRTEISFLNMLDSEERKDRMVRLCNEDTPCIILTRGLEAPHELIEQCNEMQIPLLRSNVATTILSSRITDFLERKLAPTATIHGVLVDVYGVGMLITGGSGIGKSETALELVKRGHRLVADDAVELMQTSDAQLHGSAPELIRHLLEIRGLGIINVMTLFGAGAVRTQKRIGLVIKLENWQQDKQYDRLGLDEETTRIIDTDVPLVTVPVRPGRNLAVIIEVAAMNFRLKRMGYNAALQFTNKLTETIADDMDEYD, from the coding sequence ATGCCGAAGAAAGTGAAAGTATCTGAGCTCGTCAAAAAGTTTCAGCTCGAAATTATAGCTGGTGAGGACGGAATGAAACGCAGCATTACGGTTGATGATTTGTATCGGCCAGGCTTGGAAATGGCAGGATATTTTCATTACCACCCAAGTGAGCGTGTACAGCTGCTCGGCCGTACAGAAATATCGTTTTTGAATATGCTTGACAGTGAGGAACGCAAGGATCGCATGGTGCGCCTATGTAATGAAGACACGCCTTGTATTATTTTGACCAGAGGGCTGGAAGCGCCTCATGAGCTTATTGAACAATGTAATGAGATGCAAATACCATTGCTGCGCAGCAATGTGGCAACGACTATTTTGTCCAGCAGAATTACTGACTTTCTAGAGAGAAAGTTGGCACCGACGGCAACCATTCATGGCGTTCTTGTTGATGTCTACGGTGTAGGCATGCTTATTACAGGAGGAAGCGGCATTGGTAAGAGCGAGACGGCTCTAGAGCTCGTTAAACGCGGACATCGGCTAGTGGCCGATGATGCGGTTGAGCTAATGCAAACCTCTGATGCACAGCTGCATGGCAGCGCACCAGAGCTGATCAGACATCTGCTTGAAATTAGAGGTCTAGGCATAATTAATGTCATGACGCTGTTTGGAGCAGGCGCGGTGCGTACGCAGAAGCGTATTGGTCTTGTGATTAAGCTTGAGAATTGGCAGCAGGACAAACAGTACGATCGGCTCGGGCTGGATGAAGAAACGACTCGCATTATCGACACGGATGTGCCGCTCGTAACTGTACCTGTACGTCCAGGGCGAAATTTAGCTGTTATTATTGAGGTAGCAGCCATGAATTTCAGGCTGAAACGAATGGGCTACAATGCAGCATTGCAATTTACGAATAAGCTGACGGAAACAATTGCCGACGATATGGATGAATACGATTGA
- the lgt gene encoding prolipoprotein diacylglyceryl transferase produces MKTLILNPIAFSLGSIEVHWYGIILGTAALVGLLFAVQEGKRFGIKPDFFMDLLLLGVPSAIIGARIYYVAFMWDDYKGNLIDVFKIWNGGIAIYGAIIGAFICGFFYFRYKGYNFWRLVDICVPGLLAGQMIGRWGNFMNQEAYGGEVSETFLRNTLHLPSFIVDQMLVEGVYRHPAFLYESLWSLVGIALLLVLRRQKFLRAGELMATYFIWYSIGRFFIEALRTDSLAFRGPSWLASFINGLWTPMEIVFKQGYLDPAYGNIRISQVLALLLIVGAIALIIVRRKTGLASEFYLDPIVTSKPERNVYAKGAAAKSEGSVSVQKDEDNKGK; encoded by the coding sequence ATGAAGACATTAATACTAAACCCAATTGCCTTCAGCTTAGGATCAATTGAGGTGCATTGGTATGGCATTATTTTGGGAACAGCGGCACTTGTTGGACTGCTATTCGCTGTGCAGGAAGGGAAACGCTTCGGCATTAAGCCGGATTTCTTTATGGATCTGCTGCTGCTTGGTGTTCCGTCAGCTATTATTGGGGCAAGAATCTATTACGTAGCCTTTATGTGGGATGACTACAAAGGAAACTTAATTGATGTATTTAAAATATGGAATGGCGGTATCGCCATCTACGGCGCTATTATTGGAGCCTTCATTTGCGGGTTCTTCTATTTCCGCTATAAGGGCTATAACTTCTGGCGGCTAGTCGATATTTGCGTGCCAGGACTGTTAGCAGGCCAGATGATTGGACGCTGGGGCAATTTCATGAACCAAGAGGCATACGGCGGAGAGGTTAGCGAAACCTTCCTGCGCAATACGCTTCATTTGCCTTCCTTTATCGTGGATCAAATGCTCGTTGAGGGTGTATATCGTCACCCTGCGTTTTTGTATGAGTCATTATGGAGCCTTGTCGGTATTGCACTATTGCTCGTGCTTCGCCGTCAAAAATTTCTGCGTGCGGGCGAGCTAATGGCTACCTACTTTATTTGGTATTCGATCGGCCGCTTCTTTATTGAAGCTCTTCGTACAGACAGCTTGGCTTTCAGAGGGCCGTCTTGGCTGGCATCTTTCATTAACGGACTATGGACGCCTATGGAGATTGTATTTAAACAAGGCTATTTAGATCCCGCATACGGCAATATTAGAATTTCACAGGTACTGGCTCTGCTTCTTATCGTAGGTGCAATTGCGCTCATTATTGTGCGTCGCAAGACGGGACTTGCATCGGAGTTTTATCTTGATCCGATTGTGACAAGTAAGCCGGAGAGAAACGTTTATGCCAAAGGAGCAGCAGCTAAGTCGGAAGGTTCTGTTTCTGTTCAAAAGGATGAAGATAACAAAGGGAAATAA
- the ppaX gene encoding pyrophosphatase PpaX, translating into MTGNIKTMLFDLDGTIIDTNELIIRSFIDSLQGVTPVGFGREHIIPSMGQPLTDQMRLFSGLQDVTHLVAAYREINLRLHDEYVKAFDYVIDVIARLHGEGIQIGVVTTKMRLTTERGLKYVGLSDYIDAIVTIDDVVNPKPHAEPVSRAIELLGAEPASTMMVGDSTVDIESAIAAGAIAVGVAWSLKGEQKLKEAGAHHIIHDMRDLYSFVGLERETLA; encoded by the coding sequence ATGACGGGCAATATTAAAACGATGCTGTTCGATCTGGATGGCACAATTATCGACACCAACGAGCTCATTATTCGCTCCTTTATAGATTCGCTGCAGGGCGTAACGCCTGTTGGTTTTGGAAGAGAGCATATCATTCCAAGCATGGGACAACCTCTTACGGATCAGATGCGTTTGTTCTCAGGGCTACAAGATGTTACACATCTTGTAGCTGCTTATCGCGAGATTAATCTGCGTTTGCACGATGAGTATGTGAAAGCCTTCGATTACGTTATTGATGTTATCGCAAGGCTGCATGGCGAAGGCATTCAAATTGGAGTCGTAACGACCAAAATGCGTCTAACGACAGAACGCGGCTTGAAATATGTCGGACTGTCTGACTACATTGATGCTATCGTTACGATTGACGATGTAGTGAATCCTAAGCCGCATGCTGAGCCGGTAAGCAGAGCGATTGAGCTGCTTGGAGCAGAACCGGCTTCTACGATGATGGTTGGGGATAGTACGGTAGATATCGAGTCTGCCATTGCAGCAGGTGCGATAGCGGTTGGCGTGGCTTGGTCGCTTAAAGGTGAGCAGAAGCTGAAGGAAGCAGGGGCTCATCACATTATTCATGATATGCGGGATCTATATTCATTTGTTGGATTGGAGCGGGAGACGCTTGCGTAA
- a CDS encoding acyltransferase: protein MRNVERYPVEGPNALWQVYSTVSRAKSVRNFICIQLARYCPILPMKNWIYRRMLGMKVGEHTAFALMVMVDVFFPERISVGNNTIIGYNTTILTHEYLIKEYRLGNVVIGSNVMIGANTTILPGVTIGDHAIVAAGSVVHKDVPAYAFVGGNPMRVIRSSELVVPVGLDENVRNILN from the coding sequence TTGCGTAATGTTGAACGGTATCCAGTGGAAGGACCAAATGCGCTTTGGCAGGTGTACTCGACGGTAAGCCGAGCGAAGTCGGTACGTAATTTCATATGTATCCAGCTGGCGCGTTATTGTCCAATCCTTCCTATGAAAAATTGGATTTACCGCCGCATGCTCGGTATGAAGGTAGGGGAGCATACAGCCTTTGCACTGATGGTGATGGTAGATGTCTTCTTCCCAGAGCGCATTTCGGTCGGCAATAATACAATTATCGGATATAATACAACGATTCTGACTCATGAGTATTTGATTAAGGAGTACCGGCTCGGCAATGTGGTCATTGGCTCCAATGTTATGATTGGTGCGAACACGACGATCCTGCCGGGTGTTACTATCGGCGATCATGCGATTGTCGCAGCTGGATCTGTCGTTCATAAGGATGTGCCTGCTTACGCATTTGTAGGCGGCAATCCGATGCGAGTAATTAGAAGCAGTGAGCTGGTTGTGCCAGTGGGGCTTGACGAGAATGTACGCAATATATTAAATTAA
- a CDS encoding ATP phosphoribosyltransferase regulatory subunit, translated as MSKPKVFEKPIGVKDYLPSAVAKLRHIERQVLDCMQGWGYEQIITPTMEYYDTVGVASSTSDQKLFKLLNNRGTTLVLRSDMTAPIARVVSSLLKQAEFPQRLSYHANVFRAIEEEAGREAEFFQTGVELVGDSSAEADAEVVALAIASLKAAGVERFKIAIGHVGFLNGLMEESLPGRTEEQEQLKACLLGRDFVGYRKQLRELSIEESVQSELEGILRLRGGQEICDQALQLSVDANARAAIQHLCEIWDVLKAYGVCEHVLIDLTMIGDFSYYTGMTFEGYASDLGFPVVSGGRYDNLLAQFGRPAPATGFALKTTRILELLGDRAEQEAARTLVVYDTAGRGEALVRAQELREQGVIVVTERSDGKNAALAASENANGGKSFIYKGVNYTDLLLFEQNGTKGGSAS; from the coding sequence GTGTCTAAACCAAAAGTATTTGAAAAGCCGATAGGCGTTAAAGATTATTTACCGAGCGCAGTCGCGAAGCTGCGCCATATTGAGCGTCAGGTTCTAGACTGCATGCAGGGCTGGGGCTATGAACAAATTATAACACCAACAATGGAATACTATGACACGGTGGGCGTTGCGAGCTCCACGTCGGATCAGAAGCTGTTCAAGCTGCTTAATAATCGGGGCACAACGCTTGTGCTTCGCTCTGATATGACAGCACCGATTGCTCGGGTGGTCTCATCCTTATTAAAGCAAGCGGAGTTTCCGCAGCGCTTATCCTATCATGCGAATGTGTTTCGCGCTATTGAGGAAGAGGCTGGCCGCGAGGCAGAGTTTTTTCAAACGGGCGTAGAGCTTGTTGGTGATTCTTCAGCAGAAGCAGATGCGGAGGTTGTTGCGCTCGCGATTGCCTCGCTCAAGGCTGCAGGAGTTGAGCGCTTCAAAATTGCTATTGGACATGTAGGTTTCCTTAACGGCTTAATGGAGGAATCATTGCCAGGTCGTACGGAAGAACAAGAGCAGCTTAAAGCCTGCTTGCTTGGCCGTGATTTTGTTGGCTATCGCAAGCAATTGCGCGAGCTGTCAATTGAGGAATCAGTGCAGTCCGAGCTTGAAGGGATTTTAAGGCTGCGCGGAGGCCAAGAGATTTGCGATCAAGCGCTGCAGCTAAGCGTGGACGCGAATGCGAGGGCAGCGATTCAGCATCTATGTGAAATTTGGGATGTGCTGAAGGCTTATGGCGTTTGCGAGCATGTGCTTATTGATTTGACGATGATTGGGGACTTCTCCTACTATACGGGCATGACGTTTGAAGGATATGCTTCTGATCTTGGCTTCCCGGTTGTGAGCGGCGGACGCTATGACAATCTGCTGGCACAGTTCGGAAGACCGGCACCGGCAACAGGATTTGCGCTTAAGACGACGCGTATTTTGGAGCTGCTTGGTGATCGTGCGGAGCAGGAAGCAGCTCGTACATTAGTTGTGTATGACACAGCTGGTCGCGGAGAGGCGCTTGTTAGAGCGCAGGAGCTGCGGGAGCAGGGTGTTATTGTTGTAACGGAGCGTTCAGATGGGAAAAACGCAGCGCTTGCTGCATCGGAAAACGCTAATGGTGGAAAATCGTTTATATATAAAGGTGTAAACTATACAGACTTGCTGTTGTTTGAACAAAACGGAACGAAAGGTGGCAGCGCCTCATGA
- the hisG gene encoding ATP phosphoribosyltransferase → MSGQSRDILKVAMPKGRIYKVASKLFREAGLPIPSDFDDTRKLIIELPEVGMEFIMAKPVDVPTYVEYGVADIGIVGKDVLMEENKDVYELLDLGIAKCRMSVIGMPDWKPTMNPRVATKYPNVASAYFRELGQQVEVIKLNGSIELAPMIGLADRIVDMVETGQTLRENGLVEMESIFGITSRLIANRVSYRMKNEVIQGLCDRLQATLATRV, encoded by the coding sequence ATGAGCGGACAATCCAGAGATATTTTGAAAGTGGCGATGCCGAAGGGCCGCATTTATAAGGTGGCATCGAAGCTGTTTCGTGAGGCGGGACTGCCGATTCCGAGTGATTTTGATGATACGCGCAAGCTAATCATTGAGCTGCCTGAGGTAGGCATGGAGTTCATTATGGCTAAGCCTGTCGATGTGCCGACCTATGTGGAATACGGCGTTGCTGATATTGGCATCGTTGGCAAGGATGTGCTGATGGAGGAGAACAAGGATGTCTACGAGCTGCTTGATCTTGGTATAGCCAAGTGCAGAATGTCGGTCATCGGCATGCCAGACTGGAAGCCGACGATGAATCCAAGAGTAGCGACGAAGTACCCGAATGTAGCCTCTGCTTATTTCCGTGAGCTTGGTCAACAGGTTGAGGTGATTAAGCTCAATGGCTCCATCGAGCTTGCACCTATGATTGGCTTAGCAGACCGTATCGTTGATATGGTGGAAACCGGCCAAACGCTTCGGGAGAACGGACTGGTGGAGATGGAATCGATCTTTGGCATCACGAGCCGCTTGATCGCTAATCGCGTGAGCTACCGGATGAAAAATGAAGTTATCCAAGGTCTGTGTGATCGTTTGCAGGCAACACTCGCTACGCGGGTATAA
- the hisD gene encoding histidinol dehydrogenase produces the protein MRIMRAEQFGLKREVEYGTPEQNEAALRIVADVKAEGDAALLRYTEQHDRVKLDAESLRVTQEEIQAAYAFVDADFLTAIREAAVNVRVFHEKQMRTSWMDLQQDGTLLGQIMRPLKRVGVYVPGGKAAYPSSVLMNVIPAQVAGVPEIVMVTPPSTGGTAGIDPYILVAAAEAGVKEMYRVGGAQAIAALAYGTTSIAPVDKICGPGNIYVALAKRAVFGAVDIDSIAGPSEIVVLADDSADPAYVAADLLSQAEHDEMASAILITPSQQLAEAVAAEVERQLSTLPRQAIARSSIDSYGAVLLVDSLEAGIDVVNQLAPEHLEVLTVDPMRLLGHIQNAGAIFLGPYSSEPVGDYFAGPNHIIPTNGTARFSSPVNVDDFLKKSSLIYYSKEALLANGEKIMTLARHEGLEGHARAIEIRLEKERG, from the coding sequence ATGCGCATCATGCGAGCGGAGCAGTTTGGTTTGAAGCGCGAGGTGGAGTACGGAACACCGGAGCAAAATGAAGCAGCCTTGAGGATCGTCGCAGACGTGAAGGCTGAGGGAGATGCGGCGCTGCTGAGGTATACGGAGCAGCATGACCGTGTGAAGCTGGATGCGGAATCGCTGCGCGTGACGCAGGAGGAGATTCAGGCGGCGTATGCGTTTGTCGACGCCGATTTTCTCACGGCAATTCGCGAAGCAGCCGTGAATGTTCGGGTATTCCACGAGAAGCAAATGCGTACCTCGTGGATGGATCTGCAGCAGGACGGGACGCTGCTCGGGCAAATTATGCGGCCGCTGAAGCGGGTCGGCGTGTATGTGCCCGGAGGCAAGGCGGCTTATCCGTCGTCCGTGCTGATGAATGTCATTCCGGCACAGGTAGCCGGCGTGCCGGAGATTGTTATGGTGACGCCGCCATCAACCGGCGGCACAGCGGGCATCGACCCGTATATTCTCGTTGCCGCCGCGGAAGCGGGCGTCAAGGAGATGTACCGGGTCGGCGGAGCTCAAGCCATTGCCGCGCTTGCGTACGGCACGACCAGCATTGCTCCGGTCGACAAAATATGCGGACCGGGCAACATTTATGTGGCGCTGGCTAAGCGCGCCGTATTCGGTGCCGTCGATATCGACAGTATCGCCGGGCCAAGTGAAATCGTCGTGCTTGCTGACGATTCAGCAGATCCCGCGTACGTAGCCGCGGATCTGCTGTCGCAGGCAGAGCACGATGAAATGGCGTCGGCGATTCTAATAACGCCGTCGCAGCAGCTTGCGGAAGCGGTCGCAGCGGAGGTTGAGCGCCAGCTGTCCACGCTGCCGCGCCAAGCCATTGCGCGCAGCTCGATCGACAGCTACGGCGCTGTACTGCTCGTCGATTCGCTGGAAGCGGGTATCGATGTCGTCAATCAGCTTGCACCGGAGCACCTTGAAGTGCTGACGGTTGATCCGATGCGTCTGCTCGGACACATTCAGAACGCAGGGGCAATCTTCCTCGGACCATACAGCTCGGAGCCGGTTGGTGATTATTTTGCAGGTCCGAATCACATCATCCCAACAAACGGAACAGCACGCTTCTCATCGCCGGTGAATGTCGACGATTTCTTGAAGAAATCAAGCTTGATTTACTACAGCAAGGAAGCGCTGCTAGCCAATGGCGAGAAAATTATGACACTGGCACGCCACGAGGGACTTGAAGGACACGCTCGCGCTATCGAGATTCGTCTGGAGAAGGAACGCGGATAA
- the hisB gene encoding imidazoleglycerol-phosphate dehydratase HisB — protein MKKEGIKVSEKQVREASVARKTNETDIRLTFAVDGTGETKIETDVPFLNHMLDLFTKHGQFNLELEARGDIDIDDHHTVEDIGICIGHTLREALGDKRGIKRYASVFVPMDEALAQVIIDVSNRPHFEYRAEYPSTQVGSFSTELVHEFLWKLALEARITLHVIVHYGQNTHHMIEAVFKALGRALDEATSIDPRVQGVPSTKGVL, from the coding sequence ATGAAGAAAGAAGGAATAAAAGTGTCGGAAAAACAGGTACGTGAAGCATCGGTAGCACGCAAGACAAATGAAACGGATATTAGGCTTACATTTGCAGTGGATGGAACGGGCGAGACGAAGATTGAAACGGATGTGCCATTCCTTAATCATATGCTTGATCTGTTTACCAAGCATGGCCAGTTTAATTTGGAGCTTGAAGCACGCGGTGATATCGACATCGATGATCATCATACCGTTGAGGATATCGGCATTTGCATTGGGCATACGCTTCGCGAGGCACTTGGCGACAAGCGCGGCATTAAACGTTACGCCAGCGTGTTCGTGCCGATGGATGAGGCGCTAGCGCAGGTTATTATCGACGTAAGCAATCGTCCGCATTTTGAATACCGCGCGGAATATCCTTCGACTCAAGTAGGAAGCTTCTCGACGGAGCTGGTTCATGAATTTCTATGGAAGCTTGCGCTTGAAGCGCGCATCACGCTGCATGTCATCGTGCACTACGGCCAAAACACGCATCATATGATTGAAGCGGTGTTCAAGGCGCTTGGACGTGCACTGGATGAGGCGACAAGCATTGATCCTCGCGTGCAAGGAGTGCCTTCGACGAAAGGGGTACTCTAG
- the hisH gene encoding imidazole glycerol phosphate synthase subunit HisH yields MIAIFDYGMGNLHSVSKAVERLGYEAVITADPKVIASADGAILPGVGAFGDAMQNLQETKLDQEVKAFAASGKPLLGICLGMQLLFSESEEHGTNEGLNLLPGKVVRFTGDYKIPHMGWNKLSFLQEQSPLFSGLAEGHVYFVHSFHAKPELASDLLATTDYYQQVTAIVSRDNVYGMQFHPEKSGELGMQLLGNFLALASGTRS; encoded by the coding sequence ATGATTGCAATCTTCGATTACGGCATGGGCAATCTGCATAGCGTCAGCAAAGCGGTTGAGCGTCTGGGCTATGAGGCTGTTATTACAGCAGACCCTAAAGTAATTGCCTCCGCCGATGGAGCGATTCTCCCAGGCGTTGGAGCCTTCGGCGATGCGATGCAAAACTTGCAGGAAACGAAGCTGGACCAGGAAGTCAAAGCATTCGCAGCCTCGGGCAAGCCGCTGCTTGGTATATGTCTTGGCATGCAGCTGCTGTTCAGTGAGAGCGAGGAGCATGGGACTAATGAGGGCTTGAATCTGCTGCCAGGCAAAGTGGTACGCTTCACAGGCGATTACAAAATTCCGCATATGGGCTGGAATAAGCTGTCGTTTCTCCAAGAGCAATCGCCGCTGTTTAGCGGCCTTGCTGAGGGGCATGTTTATTTCGTGCATTCGTTCCACGCGAAGCCGGAGCTGGCATCTGACCTGCTCGCTACGACGGACTATTATCAGCAGGTGACTGCGATTGTCAGCCGGGATAATGTGTACGGTATGCAATTTCATCCGGAGAAGAGCGGAGAGCTTGGCATGCAGCTGCTAGGCAATTTTCTAGCGCTTGCCAGCGGTACTCGTTCATAG
- the hisF gene encoding imidazole glycerol phosphate synthase subunit HisF codes for MLAKRIIPCLDVKDGRVVKGVNFVNLRDAGDPVELAATYDQEGADELVFLDISASVEGRATMIEVVKRTAGEITIPFTVGGGISHVEDMKRLLRAGADKIGINTAAVLNPALVKEGSRKFGSQCIVVAIDAKFNAEWGEWEVYTHGGRKTTGIKALEWAREVERLGAGEILLTSMDADGTKDGFDLKLTQAVSDSLGIPVIASGGAGRIEHFHDVFEQAHADAALAATIFHYKEMTIREVKDDLRLKGVEVR; via the coding sequence ATGCTGGCAAAACGTATTATTCCTTGTTTGGACGTAAAGGATGGCCGCGTGGTAAAGGGCGTAAACTTCGTGAACCTTCGCGATGCAGGCGATCCCGTCGAGCTGGCCGCTACCTACGACCAGGAGGGTGCGGATGAGCTTGTGTTTTTGGACATTTCTGCTTCTGTAGAAGGCCGCGCAACGATGATTGAGGTCGTTAAGCGGACGGCAGGAGAGATTACGATTCCATTTACGGTAGGCGGCGGAATTTCTCATGTGGAAGACATGAAGCGGCTGCTGCGCGCAGGCGCAGACAAAATCGGCATCAACACAGCGGCTGTCTTGAATCCTGCGCTTGTGAAGGAAGGCTCGCGCAAGTTCGGCTCGCAGTGCATTGTTGTAGCGATTGACGCTAAGTTCAATGCAGAGTGGGGCGAGTGGGAAGTCTATACACACGGCGGACGCAAGACGACAGGCATTAAAGCGCTGGAGTGGGCGCGCGAGGTCGAGCGTCTAGGGGCTGGCGAAATTTTGCTGACTAGCATGGATGCTGACGGAACGAAGGACGGGTTTGATCTTAAGCTTACGCAGGCGGTATCGGATTCCTTAGGCATTCCGGTTATCGCATCAGGCGGTGCGGGAAGAATCGAGCATTTTCACGATGTTTTCGAGCAGGCTCATGCGGATGCAGCGCTCGCAGCTACGATTTTTCACTATAAAGAAATGACAATCCGTGAAGTGAAGGACGATTTGCGATTGAAGGGAGTAGAGGTACGATGA
- the hisIE gene encoding bifunctional phosphoribosyl-AMP cyclohydrolase/phosphoribosyl-ATP diphosphatase HisIE: MTENSQSLDASKIKWDDAGLVPAVVQDAQSKEVLMMAYMNKESLQLSVKSGVTWFWSRSRGELWNKGATSGHTQRIVSMAYDCDGDTLLVKVDQKGPACHTGRYSCFFNSIEVTGASTEAAASSSDRFATLGQLEGIIAERYAERPEGSYTSYLFDKGVDKILKKVGEEASEVIIAAKNKDNDELRSEAGDLIFHLMVLLRERGLPLDDVIGEIDSRHGKPTTNKMR; the protein is encoded by the coding sequence ATGACCGAGAACAGCCAGAGCTTGGATGCTTCAAAAATCAAATGGGACGATGCAGGTCTCGTGCCAGCTGTCGTACAGGATGCACAAAGCAAAGAAGTGCTAATGATGGCCTATATGAATAAGGAATCGCTGCAGCTTTCGGTAAAATCCGGCGTAACATGGTTCTGGAGCCGTTCGCGAGGCGAGCTATGGAATAAGGGCGCAACAAGCGGCCATACGCAGCGAATTGTCTCTATGGCATATGATTGTGATGGCGACACGCTGCTCGTTAAGGTAGACCAGAAGGGGCCGGCTTGTCATACAGGACGTTACAGCTGCTTCTTTAATTCAATTGAAGTAACCGGAGCCTCCACAGAGGCTGCAGCGTCTTCTTCCGACCGCTTCGCTACGCTTGGGCAATTGGAGGGCATTATCGCAGAACGTTACGCAGAGCGCCCTGAGGGCTCTTACACGAGCTATCTATTCGATAAAGGCGTCGATAAAATTTTGAAAAAGGTTGGCGAGGAAGCGTCTGAGGTCATTATTGCTGCCAAAAATAAAGACAATGATGAGCTTCGCAGTGAAGCCGGCGACCTTATTTTTCACCTGATGGTGCTGCTGCGCGAGCGCGGCTTGCCGCTGGATGATGTCATTGGCGAAATCGACAGCCGTCACGGCAAACCAACAACGAACAAAATGAGATAG
- the hisJ gene encoding histidinol-phosphatase HisJ yields MFIDYHTHHARCGHAVGELEEYVRKGIEIGLVQLGLSDHMPLLHVDPATYYPEMAMPMEELPRYVEECLALKEKYKGQIDIRVGLEGDYIEGSEKQIEAIVNAYPWDYVIGSVHFLGEWDITDFRQTAGWEGRDRMAVYEQYYDAIGKAAATGFYDYIGHIDVIKRFGFKPEGDVAHLENAALEAVKRHGLAIELNASGLRTPAAEMFPSRRMLEYARDLGIPLTVGSDAHQPERLGQYLDQAYETLRDIGFKQLATFNCRKLLLIDF; encoded by the coding sequence ATGTTTATCGATTATCATACCCATCATGCCCGCTGCGGCCATGCAGTCGGCGAGCTGGAGGAATATGTACGGAAGGGAATAGAGATCGGACTCGTGCAGCTCGGCCTTTCCGACCATATGCCGCTGCTCCATGTCGATCCTGCAACGTATTACCCGGAAATGGCGATGCCTATGGAGGAGCTTCCTCGTTATGTAGAGGAATGCCTTGCGCTTAAAGAAAAGTATAAAGGGCAGATTGATATTCGCGTGGGGCTTGAAGGCGATTATATCGAGGGCAGCGAGAAGCAAATTGAGGCTATCGTGAACGCTTATCCGTGGGATTATGTCATCGGCTCTGTTCACTTTCTGGGCGAATGGGATATTACTGACTTCAGGCAAACGGCGGGCTGGGAAGGCCGCGACCGGATGGCGGTCTATGAGCAGTATTACGATGCCATCGGCAAAGCAGCGGCAACTGGGTTTTATGATTATATCGGGCATATCGATGTGATCAAGCGCTTTGGCTTTAAGCCGGAGGGAGATGTTGCCCATTTGGAAAATGCAGCGCTCGAAGCGGTTAAACGTCACGGACTTGCCATAGAGCTGAACGCTTCGGGACTTCGTACTCCCGCCGCTGAGATGTTTCCAAGCCGCCGTATGCTTGAATACGCACGGGATTTAGGCATTCCGCTGACCGTAGGATCGGATGCTCACCAGCCCGAAAGGCTCGGCCAATATTTGGATCAAGCGTACGAGACGCTGAGAGATATTGGGTTTAAACAGCTAGCGACATTCAATTGTCGAAAATTGTTGCTGATAGATTTTTGA